The Pirellulimonas nuda genome includes a region encoding these proteins:
- a CDS encoding dockerin type I domain-containing protein, whose amino-acid sequence MSIFAPILTSASCGGPFRGFYMGLVVPWLLSISADSASAIQLYYHLDDPGSLTTAEKEDPVRYERLLGNPEFIGNDVSLFSSAPFYGANPSQFRPHINSYATWDLSGVGRKYAGSGPLGNPEGNHATMITESWFLTSTHRSSNLLGNPIRFYRDNTASSEWWEGTVREVGAVGSSTDVSIAQVLGSNDEPPPEWVRRYPVMKRNIASWDKFLDPTIVLVGTATFGDLLDTWVGLNRVDDVVGARTGNYTGPGIAFSMTEDGEFGHDEAVTIGGDSSGATFAYSPAGLALLGIHSQAGMDAGMDADVSAMSSDLEAAFISKPGESVRFVTDLRGDMNADFSVTVSDLQIVASNIGQPHPTGGVYTYFEGDFNGDGMVSVSDLQVIAASLNQGPLTLPADFNKDFRVDRDDVAELGNHWNQSVAPGTAGDANRDGVVNQLDVFLADMHSSIDVFELPTPPSGAPVLPGDWVYSGSVNHLDLGVLTAHYMDGIQYDPGTNGDLTGDGFVRIADLQAFAGILGDPERVRIQFDVNFDGKVTAEDLDSFAVNWESSVSGGYSDGDFDLSGYVDNNDFILYAQWWGYGTGSSIVPPGSAVPEPSGFAVLVMVCFGATLVKRLRR is encoded by the coding sequence ATGTCAATCTTTGCTCCGATACTCACATCTGCTAGTTGTGGCGGGCCCTTTCGCGGTTTCTATATGGGATTAGTTGTTCCCTGGCTGCTGTCCATTTCGGCTGACAGCGCTTCGGCGATCCAACTGTACTATCACCTAGACGATCCAGGAAGTCTGACGACGGCGGAGAAGGAGGATCCAGTTCGGTACGAGCGGCTACTGGGCAATCCAGAGTTCATAGGGAATGACGTTTCACTTTTTTCGTCGGCGCCATTCTATGGGGCGAACCCTTCACAGTTCCGCCCGCACATCAATAGCTATGCAACATGGGACCTTTCGGGTGTTGGTCGCAAGTATGCAGGTAGTGGCCCACTAGGCAATCCAGAGGGTAATCACGCGACTATGATAACGGAGAGTTGGTTTCTAACCTCTACTCACAGAAGCAGCAATCTTCTGGGGAACCCAATCCGTTTCTACCGTGACAACACTGCTTCCAGTGAATGGTGGGAGGGAACTGTTCGGGAGGTTGGGGCAGTTGGCAGCAGTACAGACGTGTCCATAGCTCAGGTTCTCGGCTCAAATGACGAGCCTCCACCAGAATGGGTGCGCCGATACCCGGTGATGAAGCGAAATATTGCTAGTTGGGACAAGTTCCTTGACCCAACGATAGTCCTCGTTGGTACGGCTACGTTCGGCGACCTGCTTGACACTTGGGTAGGTTTGAATCGAGTTGACGACGTCGTCGGCGCCAGGACTGGAAATTACACGGGTCCGGGCATCGCCTTTTCAATGACTGAGGATGGTGAGTTCGGACACGATGAAGCCGTCACGATCGGTGGTGACTCGTCGGGTGCGACATTCGCATACTCGCCAGCTGGGCTCGCGTTGCTTGGAATTCACTCCCAAGCGGGCATGGATGCGGGCATGGATGCAGACGTCTCTGCGATGTCTTCAGACCTGGAAGCAGCCTTTATTAGTAAGCCTGGAGAGTCAGTGAGATTTGTCACTGATCTTAGAGGAGATATGAATGCCGACTTCTCGGTTACCGTGTCAGATCTGCAAATTGTTGCGTCGAACATCGGACAGCCGCATCCTACTGGCGGAGTCTATACTTATTTTGAAGGTGATTTCAATGGAGACGGAATGGTTAGCGTCTCTGATCTGCAGGTTATTGCAGCGAGTTTGAACCAAGGACCGTTGACTCTTCCGGCCGACTTCAATAAGGACTTTCGAGTGGATCGGGATGACGTAGCAGAGCTAGGCAATCATTGGAATCAGTCCGTTGCTCCAGGTACCGCTGGTGATGCGAATCGTGATGGCGTGGTGAATCAGTTGGACGTGTTCCTGGCTGACATGCATAGCAGTATTGATGTCTTTGAACTGCCGACTCCTCCTAGTGGCGCCCCCGTGCTTCCCGGCGACTGGGTGTACTCAGGATCCGTTAATCACCTCGATCTAGGTGTGTTAACGGCACATTACATGGATGGAATTCAATACGATCCGGGAACGAACGGCGACTTAACCGGTGACGGATTTGTACGCATCGCGGACCTTCAGGCGTTTGCAGGTATTCTTGGAGATCCAGAGAGGGTGAGGATTCAGTTTGACGTGAACTTTGACGGCAAGGTTACAGCCGAAGATTTGGATTCGTTCGCAGTGAATTGGGAAAGCAGTGTATCGGGCGGTTACTCGGATGGCGACTTTGATCTCAGTGGATATGTGGACAACAATGACTTTATCCTGTATGCACAGTGGTGGGGGTACGGCACTGGGTCTTCCATTGTTCCGCCTGGATCGGCGGTGCCAGAGCCGAGTGGCTTTGCTGTGTTGGTCATGGTCTGCTTCGGGGCGACTTTGGTGAAGCGTCTCAGGAGGTGA